DNA from Streptomyces sp. NBC_01476:
GACCGGCCGGAGAATCTGCTGGCGCTGGAGGCTATCCTCTCGGCGCTCGATCAGACCCTGGTCCGGGCATCGTCCGGGGAGGAAGCGCTCAAGGCGCTGCTGACCGACGACTTCGCGGTGATCCTGCTCGATGTCCAGATGCCGGGCATGGACGGATTCGAGACCGCGGCGCACATCAAGCGGCGGGAGCGGACCCGGGACATCCCGATCATCTTCCTCACCGCGATCAACCACGGGCCGCACCACACCTTCCGTGGTTACGCGGCAGGCGCGGTCGACTACATCTCCAAGCCGTTCGACCCGTGGGTGCTGCGCGCCAAGGTGTCGGTCTTCGTGGACCTCTACATGAAGAACTGCCAGCTGCGCGAGCAGGCGGCGCTGCTGCGGCTCCAGTTGGAGCAGGGCCTGCCGTCCGCCGGATCCAATGGCGACGGCGCCCGGCGTGGCAATGGCGGGGAGTCGGTCGGCATCATCGCCGAGCTCTCCGCCCGGCTGGCCGCGGTCGAGGAGCAGGCCGAGGCGCTCGGCAAGCAGCTCAACGAGTCGGGGGACGGCGCGGCCGTGGCCACCGCCGCCCACCTGGAACGCAAACTCACCGGGCTGCGGCGGGCGTTGGACGCGCTGGAGCCCGGCACCGGCGGCGGGATCGGCAAGCAGCAGAACGGCGACTAGTGGTGGGCGGGACTTCCTCGTCCGGCTGACCGGAGTTCACGGGGGGCCCTGAGAGTCCCTCAGGTTCACCTGGCTCCGCCCGGTTTCGACTCCGGGGGGAGTCCCCACCCGCTGCCCGGCCGCTGCACGGCCCCGCCCACAGGGCCGCTGACGTGACGTCAATCATCTGATCGACGCGGTACGACACGAACGGGCGTATCCCCAGGCACGCGTGTCCCCCGATCACAAGGGCGGTAACCTCGGCACCATGGCCTCCCGTACGTCCGGCACCGCCAAGAAAGCCCCGGCGAAGCCTGCGGCGAAGAAGACCGCGGCCAAGAAGCTCGCGGCAAAGAGCGCTCCCGCCAAGGCACCCGCCAAGAAGGCGGCCGCGGCGGCCAGACCCGCGCCCAAGGCCGCCCCCTCACCGACCAACCCCCTCTTCCGCCTGGCACGCTTCATGTGGCTCGGGGTCGCCCACGGCATCGGAGCGATCTTCCGCGGCATAGGGCGCGGCGCCCGTGGCCTGGACCCGGCGCACCGCAAGGACGGACTGGCACTACTGCTGCTCGGCCTCACCCTGGTGGTCGCCGCCGGCACCTGGTCCAATCTGCAGGGCCCGGTCGGCGACCTCGTCGAGATGCTCGTCACCGGCGCCTTTGGCCGGCTCGACCTGCTGGTGCCCTTCCTGCTCGGCGCGGTCGCGGTGCGGCTGATGCGCCACCCCGAGCAGTCCGAGGCCAACGGCCGGATCGTGATCGGTCTGTCCGCACTCGTCATCGGCATGCTCGGACTGATCCACATCGCCTGCGGCTCCCCGGGCCGCGGCGAAGGCGCGCAGGCCATGCGCGACGCCGGCGGCCTGATCGGCTGGGCCGCCGCCTCCCCGTTCCTCTACACGGTCGGCGCCCCGCTGGCCGTACCGCTGCTGCTGCTCTTCACCCTCTTCGGGCTGCTGGTGGTCACCGCCACCCCGGTCAACGCCATCCCGCAGCGGCTGCGGTACGCCGGCACCAAGCTCGGCCTGTACGCGGCCCCACCGGACCCCGAGGCCGTCCCGCTGGAGGAGCTCTTCGACGGGGACGAGAGCGTGCTCCCGCCCGCCGAGGACGACGAGTCGCCGGTGCGCCGGCTGCCGCTGCGCTTCACCAAGCCGCCGCTCACCGACCGCGCCGGCCAGGCTGACCACGCCGACCGCGCCGACCCGTACGACGTGGACCGCGACGGCCCGCTGGACGCGGCCGACGAGCCCAAGCCGCGGCGCAGGCCCCGGCGCCGGGCGGAACCCGGCGACGAGCCGTCCGCGGTGGATGTGGCCGCGGCGGCGGCCGCCGCGCTGGACGGCGCGGTCCTGCACGGGGTGCAGCCCTCGCCGCTGGTGGCCGATCTGACCAGCCGGGTGCGCAAGCAGGTGCCGGCCGCCCGGGCGGAGGATGACGAGGACGCCCAGAGTGCGCGCGCCGCCGGCGACACCGCCGCGGGGTCTTCGGTGCCGGACCTGACCAAGCACACCGCCGACGTCGGCGACCCGCTGCCGCCGCGCGCCGAGCAGCTCCAGCTCTCCGGTGACATCACCTACGCCCTGCCCTCCCTGGACCTGCTGGAGCGCGGCGGCCCCGGCCGTACCCGCAGCGCCGCCAACGACGCGGTGGTGGCCTCGCTCGGCCAGGTCTTCAGGGAGTTCAAGGTCGACGCCAATGTCACCGGCTTCACCCGCGGCCCGACGGTCACCCGCTACGAGATCGAGCTGGGCCCGGCGGTCAAGGTCGAGCGGATCACCGCGCTCGCCAAGAACATCGCCTACTCGGTGGCCAGCCCGGACGTACGGATCATCAGCCCGATCCCCGGCAAGTCCGCGGTCGGCATCGAGATCCCCAACAGCGACCGCGAGATGGTCAACCTCGGCGACGTGCTGCGCTCGGCCGAAGCCGCCGGCGAGGACCACCCGATGACGGTCGCGCTCGGCAAGGACGTCGAGGGCGGCTATGTGATGGCCAACCTCGCCAAGATGCCGCACGTCCTGGTGGCCGGCGCCACCGGCTCCGGCAAGTCCTCCTGCATCAACTGCCTGATCACCTCGGTGATGGCCCGCGCCACCCCCGACGAGGTGCGGATGGTGCTGGTCGACCCCAAGCGCGTCGAGCTGACCGCGTACGAGGGCATCCCGCACCTGATCACCCCGATCATCACCAACCCCAAGCGGGCCGCCGAGGCCCTGCAGTGGGTGGTGCGGGAGATGGACCTGCGCTACGACGACCTGGCGGCGTACGGCTTCCGGCACATCGACGACTTCAACGCCGCGGTGCGCTCGGGGAAGGCCAGGACACCCGAGGGCAGCGAACGCGAGCTGTCGCCGTATCCGTATCTGCTGGTGATCGTGGACGAGCTGGCCGACCTGATGATGGTCGCGCCGCGCGACGTGGAGGACTCCATCGTCCGCATCACCCAGCTGGCCCGGGCGGCCGGCATTCACCTGGTGCTCGCCACCCAGCGCCCCAGCGTCGACGTGGTCACCGGTCTGATCAAGGCCAATGTGCCCTCCCGGCTCGCCTTCGCCACCTCCTCGCTCGCCGACAGCCGGGTCATCCTCGACCAGCCGGGCGCCGAGAAACTGATCGGCAAAGGTGACGGTCTGTTCCTGCCGATGGGCGCGAACAAGCCGATCCGGATGCAGGGCGCCTTCGTCACCGAGGAGGAGGTCGCCAAGGTCGTCGACCACTGCAAGGCGCAGCTCACCCCCTCGTACCGGTCGGACGTCACGGTCGGCAGCGGCCCGAAGAAGGAGATCGACGAGGAGATCGGCGACGACCTGGATCTGCTCTGCCAGGCCGCCGAGCTGGTGGTTTCCACTCAGTTCGGATCCACCTCGATGCTCCAGCGCAAACTGCGGGTCGGCTTCGCCAAGGCCGGCCGGCTGATGGATCTGATGGAGTCGCGCGGCATCGTCGGCCCCAGCGAGGGGTCGAAGGCGCGGGACGTTCTGGTCAAGAACGACGAGCTGGACGGCGTGCTCGCGGTGATCCGCGGCGGGTAAACGACCCCCTGCCGCCACTGAGGGTCGGTGGGAAGTGTGGGTCCCAGGACTTGGGGCACGTTCTGGGGCAACCCTTTCTCCTGTCCGCGCGTCAAGTTGTTACGGACGGACGAACCGACTCCACCCGCGCACAGCTCTTCGCAGCCCGAGTGGCGGACAAAAAGCGGTCGTCCGCTTGCCCCCCCGTTTTGCACCCCCCCTAGACTGAACTTCCAGCAGGTGGCTGCACGCTCGAAAGGCACCCTCGTGTCCATCGGCAACTCGCCCTCCGACGACCGTCCTTCGGTCGGTCGCGCCCTCGCCCAGGCCCGCATCGCCGCGGGACTGTCCATTGACGAGGTCAGCACCAGCACACGGGTACGCGTCCCGATCCTCCAGGCGATCGAACAGGACGACTTCTCCCGCTGTGGCGGTGATGTGTACGCGCGCGGGCATATCCGTACGATCGCCAGGGCCGTGGGACTCGATCCCGAACCCCTGGTCGAGCGTTACGTTGCCGAGCACGCCGGCGAGATCGCTCCCGCACCCGTGACCCCGCTCTACGAGGCGGAACGGATCCGTTCGGAACCGCGCCGCCCCAACTGGACCGCCGCCATGATCGCCGCGATCGTCGCGGTGGTGGGCTTCGTCGGCTACACCGCCTTCAGCGGCGGGGACGACGGCGGCACCAGTGCGAAGGCCACCCCGACCGCCACCACCACGCCGCCGCCCAGCCAGTCGCCGCAGGGCAACGGCGTGCCCAAGCCCCCGTCGCCGTCCAACAGCGCTATCGCCGCCGCGCCGCCCGGCAAGGTCACCGTCAAGGCGAGCGCCGCGGGCGGCACCAGCTGGATCCAGGCCACCGACGGCAACGGCAAGCAGCTCTACCAGAACTCGCTGAAGAAGGGCGAGTCGATGACCTGGACCGACGACAAGAAGATCAAGCTCGTCGTCGGCAACGCGGGCGCGGTGCAGCTCTTCGTCAACGGCAAGGACATCGGCCTGGCCGGCGACAAGGGCCAGGTCGCCCACCTGACCTACACCCCCGGAGATCCCTCCCAAGGGTGACGAGCTACGCGGCGGTGCACCAACCGCCGCGTACCGGTGGCCGTACCCCCTGCGGGTAGTCTGGGCTCATGCCCGAAACCCGTACCGTCGCTCTTGTCACGCTCGGCTGCGCCCGTAATGAGGTGGACTCAGAGGAACTCGCCGGACGGCTGGCGGCGGACGGCTGGCGGCTGGTGGACGACGCGTCCGATGCCGATGTGGCGGTGGTGAACACCTGCGGCTTCGTGGACGCGGCCAAGAAGGACTCGGTGGACGCCCTGCTGGAGGCGAACGACCTCAAGGGCCAGGGCCGCACCCGGGCCGTCGTCGCGGTGGGCTGCATGGCCGAGCGGTACGGCAAGGAGCTGGCGGACGCGCTGCCGGAGGCCGACGGGGTGCTCGGCTTCGACGACTACGCGGACATCTCGGACCGGCTGCGGACCATTCTGGCGGGCGGTGTGCACGCGCCGCACACCCCGCGGGACCGGCGGAAGCTGCTGCCGGTGAGCCCGGCGGAACGGCAGAGCGCGCGGGTGGCGCTGCCGGGGCACGGGCAGGAGCAGGCCGCGGGGGCCGCGGGTCCGGGTGGGGCGCCGGCCGGCGGGGTCGCGGGTGCGGGTGGGGCACTGGCCGCTGCGGGTGGCGGGCCCGCGGGTCCCGGTGGGGGACTGGCCACTGCCGACGGCGGGCCCGTAGCCGATCTGACCGACCTTCCGGAGGGTGTCGCGCCCGCGTCGGGCCCGCGCGCCCCGCTGCGGCGGCGGCTGGACTCCGGCCCGGTGGCCTCGGTGAAGCTCGCCTCCGGCTGCGACAGGCGCTGCAGCTTCTGCGCGATCCCGTCCTTCCGCGGCTCCTTCATCTCGCGCCGCCCCTCCGACGTCCTCGGCGAGACCCGGTGGCTCGCCGAACAGGGCGTCAAGGAGGTGATGCTGGTCAGCGAGAACAACACCTCCTATGGCAAGGACCTTGGCGACATCCGCCTGCTGGAGACACTGCTGCCCGAACTGGCAGCCGTCGACGGTGTCGAGCGCGTCCGGGTCAGCTACCTCCAGCCCGCCGAGATGCGCCCCGGCCTGATCGACGTGCTCACCGCGACGCCCGGCGTCGTCCCGTACTTCGACCTCTCCTTCCAGCACTCCGCGCCCGCCGTGCTGCGGGCCATGCGCCGCTTCGGCGACACCGACCGCTTTCTGGAACTGCTGGACTCCATCCGCGCCAAGGCGCCCGAGGCGGGCGTGCGGTCCAACTTCATCGTCGGCTTCCCCGGCGAGGCCGAGGACGACCTGGCCGAGCTCGAACGTTTCCTCGGCTCGGCCCGGCTGGACGCCATCGGTGTGTTCGGCTACTCCGACGAGGACGGCACCGAGGCTGCCACCTACGGCGACAAGCTCGATGAGGACGTGGTGGCCGCCCGGCTGGCGCGGGTCTCGCGGCTCGCGGAGGAGCTGACCGCCCAGCGCGCCGAGGAGCGGCTCGGCTCCACCGTCCGGGTGCTGGTCGAGTCGGTGGACGACGAGACCGGCGAGGTCACCGGTCGCGCGGACCACCAGGCGCCGGAGACCGACGGCCAGGTGCTGCTGACGCCGGCCGGTGGCTGGTGGGAGCCGGCCCCGGGGATGTTCGTCACCGCGAAGGTGACCGGTACGGAGGGTGTCGACCTGATCGCCGAGCCGCTGGGTGTGCAGGGAACCGTCGGTGACGGGGACGGGGTGGGCAGATGAGCGGAGCCTCCACGCCCGCGTCAGCGCCGACGCCCCCGTCCTCGAAGTCCTCAGGCTCGTCTTCTGCGTCATCGGCGTCTTCTGCGTCGTCAGGCGCGGCTGGTGAGTCCGCCGCGCCGGAGGGCGGGGCGACGGTGGCACCCCTGGTGTCCGGCTCGTCCCCCGACCACCTCGGGGACCCGCCGGCGCAGCCCAAGGCGCGGCTGATGAACGTCGCCAACCTGCTGACGATGATCAGGCTCGTGCTGGTCCCCGGCTTCGTCCTGCTGCTGGTCCACGGCGACGGCCACGATCCGGCCTGGCGGTCCTTCGCATGGGCGGCGTTCGCCGTCGCCATGATCACCGACCTCTTCGACGGCGAGCTGGCCCGGCGCTACGGTCTGGTCACCGATTTCGGCAAGATCGCCGACCCGATCGCGGACAAGGCGATCATGGGCGCGGCGCTGGCCGGCCTCTCCGCGCTGGGCGATCTGCCCTGGTGGGTGACGGTGGTGATCCTGGTGCGCGAGCTGGGCATCACCCTGATGCGGTTCTGGGTGATCCGGCACGGCGTCATCCCGGCCAGCCGCGGCGGCAAGCTCAAGACGCTGGCGCAGGGGGTGGCGGTCGGCATGTACATCCTGATCCTGACCGGCCCACTGGCCTCGATCCGCGCCTGGCTGATGGGGGTCGCGGTGATCCTCACCGTGGTGACCGGCCTGGACTACATCCGGCAGGCGGTCGTCCTGCGCCGGGCCGGCCTGGCCGCGCAGGAGGAACGGGCGCGGCGGGCATGACGGGTGCGTCAGGTGCATCGGGTGCGTCGGGTGCGGCGGGCACGTCGGGCGCATCGGGCCAGGACCGTACGGCCGACGCCCCATCGGCAAGGGCGAGCGCTGCCGCTGCCGAGGTCCTGCGGCTGCTGGACGAGCGGGCCGGGACGCTGGCCGTCGCGGAATCCCTCACCGGCGGTCTGGTGGCCGCGGAGCTCGCCGCAGTGCCCGGCGCGTCCCGGACCTTCCGCGGCTCGGTGACGGCCTACGCAACAGCCCTCAAGCACGAGATCCTCGGCGTGGACGCCGGCCTGCTCGCCGCGCGCGGCGCGGTGGACGGTGACGTGGCCCGGCAGATGGCCACCGGCGTCCGGGACCGGCTCGGCGCGGACTGGGGCATCTCGACCACCGGTGTCGCCGGACCCGACCCGCAGGACGGTAAGCCGGTCGGTACGGTGTTCGTGGCCGTGGCAGGCCCGTCGGAGGCTCCCGGGGCCGCTGAGGTAGCGGAACTGGCGCTGGCCGGGGACCGTACCGCGATCCGTGCCGCTTCGGTGGCCGCTGTGCTGGAACTGCTCGCGGCGCGGTTGAGGAGGAGTACGGTTGCGGGTCCGGGAATCGGCCAGAGTCCCGGATAACGGTCCTGGCACGAGTCCGGGGCCGGAGGATAGGGAAGAAGACGGGGGGAAGGGATGTTTGCAGCCCTGAGTGAACACGTCTTCGCTCCCCGCACGGCCGGTGCCCGAGGCGGTACGGTGGGGCGAGGAAGATGCGGTTACGCGGTCCGAGGAGGGAGCCACCGATGATCCTGCTCCGTCGCCTGCTTGGTGACGTGCTGCGTCGGCAGCGCCAGCGCCAGGGCCGTACCCTGCGTGAGGTCTCCTCGTCCGCCCGGGTCTCGCTCGGCTATCTGTCCGAGGTCGAACGGGGGCAGAAGGAGGCGTCCTCCGAACTGCTCTCGGCGATCTGCGAGGCTCTGGACGTGCCGATGTCCGAGGTCATGCGTGAGGTCAGCGACGATCTGTCGCTCGCCGAGCTCTCGCAGTCGGCGGCTTCCGAGACCACTGCCGCGCCGATGCGGCCCGTGCTGGGCGCGGTTACGTCTGTCACTTCCGTCACCTCCGTGGCCTCCGGTCCGGACGAACGGATCACCATCAAGGCACCGAAGAAGTCCGCCGAGGCAGTCGACGTCGTCGCCGCCTAGGCCGGGCTCACCGGTTCCTTCCAGTCAGCTGCTGCACGCGGCGGCCCGCCCCGGGATGTTCCCGGTCGCGGGCCGTTCTGCTGTGATCCCGTGTGCCCCTCGGTGGGCCTCGGTGCTTTTGCCATGTGTACGGGCCCAGTGCAGGGTAGACGAAGAGGGTCAGCGGGGGATGAACCGGACCTGAACGCGTCGATCCGCGAGGAGAACAGCGCATGACTGTTGTAAAGAGCCCTCTGCCCGAGCAGGCCCGCAAGACGGTCGGGGAGGCCCTGCAGGGCGCTCTGGTCGACCTGGTGGACCTGTCGCTGCTCGCCAAGCAGGTGCACTGGAACATCATCGGCCCGCGTTTCCGCTCCATCCACCTCCAGTTGGACGAGGTGGTCTCCGCGACCCGCACCGGCTCGGACAACGTGGCCGAGCGTGCCGCGGCCCTCGGCATCTCCCCCGATGGACGTGCCGGGACGGTCGCCAAGACGAGCGGCATCGACACCGTGACCGACGGCTGGGTCAAGGACTCCGAAGTCGTGGAGATCGTGGTCGCCGCGCTGGGCTCGGTCATCACCCGGATGCGTGAACGCATCACGGCCACCGACGAGCCCGACCCCGTGACGCAGGATCTCCTCATCGGCATCACCGCGGAGCTGGAGAAGCAGCACTGGATGTTCCAGGCGGAGAACGTCTGAGCGAGCTGTCCCCCGCAGGGCTGGTTCCCGGCCGGTCGGCGGCTGGTCTGTGGCCGGCCGTCCGGTCGGCCGCAGACCAGCCGGGTGCGGGCCGGCGAGGCGCGGCGTAGCGTGTGCCCGCCGGCCGCGGACCCGCGATGTGCCGTGTTCCATCTGTCCTCGGTCTGCGCGCGAGTATGACCTGACCTCGGGGCCGGGAGGGCTGTCCTGGACTCCTTTACGAGGATCCGGGCGGCCGAGAAGGAGCGGCGATGCGTGCACTTCGGCTACGGGGGCGGCCCTGGAAGGCGGCACGCCTGCTGCTCGCCCTGGCCGCCGGGCTGCTGTGGTGGTGGGCGGCCTACCGGCTCGCCGTCCGGCCCGGGGCCGCCGGTCCACTGGAGGGCGCGATGTTCACCGCCGGCTGGACCCTCGGGCTGATACCCCTGCACGCCGTGCCGGCCCCCGCCGCCAGGGCACTCAGCCGCCGCCGGGACCCGGGCCGGACTGACAGCGCGGACACCAGTACGCCACCCGGCTCCGATCCGCCGAGCCGTGCTGCGCGGACCTGATCGGCGTACCGCACCGCAGACACGGCAACCGCTCCCGCCCGTACACCCAGTTCGTACGGCCCCGCCGGGTGTCCCCGGTCGTGACATGCCCGGGGCGCGTCTTGTTCGCCTCCAGCAGCCGCTTCGCCAGGGTCACCAGCTTCTCCGGTGCCTTGATGTCCCCGAACGGTGTCCACGGCGTGACCCCCCGCAGAAAACAGAGCTCCGCCACGTAGACATTGCCGATGCCCGCGAGATTGCGCTGGTCGAGCAGCGCCTCCCCGACCGGCCGGTCCGGGTCGGCGGCCAGCCGCTCCAGGGCCCGCGCCGGGTCCCAGTCCGGGCCCAGCAGGTCCGGCCCGAGGTGGCCCACCACGTCGCCCTCACCGGTGGTCGGCAGCAACTCCAGCACCGGCAGGCGGTAGCCGACCGCGACCCGGCCGGCGGTCTCCAGGATCGCCCGCACCTGGTGCGACGGACCGCCGCGCCATCGCTCTCCGGGCGCGTAGAGGTGCCAGGAGCCGTCCATCTGCAGATGCGAGTGCAGGGTCAGGCCGTCCTCCAGCCGCATCATCAGGTGCTTGCCGCGCGGCACGACCTCCAGTACGCGTCGGCCCACCAGGTCCACGGTCGCCAGCTTCGGCACTCGCAGATCCGCGCGCACCAGCGAGTGCCCGGCCAATGCGGCGTGCAGGCGGTGGGTGGTGAGCCAGACTGTGTCTCCTTCGGGCATTTCTCCATTCTGGCCGACCCGGGGGTCATCCGCGGGGACCGCCGGGGTCAGCGGCCGTCGCGCAGCCGCAGACCCCGCGGAGTGGCGTGGAAACCGGCCGCTTCCAGCGCCTGGCCCAGGGGGGAGGTCAGGGCGGGCTCGCCGTTGGTCCGCTCCACGGTGAGCCTGCCCAGCGCGCCCTCGCGGACCGCCAGCGCCAGCGCGTCCGCGGCGGCCTGCACTCGTATCTCCTCCATCGGCCAGGACAGCAGCGTCTTGCCGCCCCGCTCCACATAGAGGGCGAGCTCTCCGTCGTTGAGGACGACCAGTGCGCCGGCCTTCCGCCCCGGTTTGTGGGTGACGCCCGCGGGCTGCTCGGGCCAGGGCAGCGCGGCCCCATACGGGTTGGCCGGGTCGGCGGCGGCCAGCACCACGGTCCGGGACCGGCCGGGCTGCTCCTCCTCCCGCTCCCGCGCGGTGTTCAGCGCCCGCAGCCGGTCCACCGCGCCGTCCATGGCGAACTGCGCCGCTCCCAGCCCCTCGATCACATAGCCCCGCCGGGCCTGTCCGGTCTCCTCGAACGCCGCCAGCACCCGGTAAGCCGCGGAGAAGCCGCCCGCCACTCCCTCGGCGGCCACCGCGCCCCGGGTGACCACACCGTGCCGGTCGAGCAGGGTGTGGGTCAGGGCGTGTGCCCGCAGTGTCGGATCCGGCTCGGCGGCGGGCACCAGCGACCAGCGGCCCGCGGTGGTGGGCGGTCCGCTGCGGGAGGCGGTGCTGCGCGGTGCCCGGGCGGCGAGCGAGCTGTACCGGCCGCGGGGGACCGCCCTCGGCGCCCGGTGCGCGGTGGCCCCCGCGGTGCGGCCGGAACCGAGCAGGGCCCGCAGCGGCGCCAGGGTGTCATTGGTGAGCCGGCCCGACCAGGCCAGATCCCACACCGCGTCGGCGAGTTGCGGGTCGGTGGCCTCCTGCCCGGCCGCCCGCACCTGGTCGGCGATCTGCCGGAAGAAGAGCCCGTAGCCGCCGTCCAGCGCGGCCAGCACCACCTGGTGCAGCGGCCCCAGTTCCAGTGGCTGGGGGGCGGGCAGCAGCAGCGGCGCGCTCTCCGCCAGATACAGCGACACCCACCCGTCCTTGCCGGGCAGCGCCCCGGCGCCCGCCCACAGGACCTCGCCCGACGAGGTCAGCTCGTCGAGCATCGCCGGGCTGTAACCGGTCACCCGGGACGGCAGCACCAGCTTCTCCAGCGCGGAGGCGGGCACCGCCGCGCCCTGCAACTGCTCGATAGCCCGGGCCAGCCCGTCCATCCCGCGCAGGCTGTGGGTGCCCACGTGCTGCCACTGCGGCAGGAACACCCCGAGCGTCGCGGGCGGCACCGGCTCCAGCTCCTGCCGCAGCGCCGCCAGGGAACGGCGGCGCAGCCGGCGCAGCACCGCGGTGTCGCACCACTCCTGACCGGCTCCGCCCGGCCGGAACTCGCCCTGGGCCACCCTGCCCGCCGCCGCCAGCCGGTGCAGCACGCCGTCCGCGACCGCGGCGCCCAGTCCGAACCGCGCGGCGACGTCCCCGGTGGTGAACGGCCCGTGTGTCCGGGCATACCGCGCCACCAGGTCGCCCAGTGGGTCCTTCACCGGCTCGGTGAACGCCACCGGCACCCCGACCGGCAGTGCCGTCCCCAGGGCGTCCCGCAGCCGCCCGGCGTCCTCCACCGCGGCCCAGTGCTCGGCTCCGGCGATCCGCACCCGGATCGCCCGCCGGGCCGACTCCAGCTCGGCGGCCCAGGCCGGATCAGCGCCGCGGGCGGTCAGCTCCGCGTCGGTGAGCGGCCCGAGCATCCGCAGCAGGTCGGCCACGCCTTCCGCGTCCTTGACCCTGCGGTCGTCGGTGAGCCACTGCAACTCCCGGTCCAGCTCGGCGAGGACCTCGGGATCCAGCAGTTCGCGCAGCTCCGCCTGCCCCAGCAGCTCGGCCAGCAGCCGCGAGTCCAGCGACAGTGCCGCCGCCCGGCGTTCGGCCAGTGGTGAGTCGCCTTCGTAGAGGAACTGCGCCACATAGCCGAAGAGCAGGGAACGGGCGAAGGGCGACGGCTCGGGTGTGGTGACCTCCACCAGCCGCACCCGGCGGGCTTCGATGTCGCCCATCAGCTCCACCAGGCCGGGCACGTCGAACACGTCCTGGAGGCACTCGCGGACCGCCTCCAGCACGATCGGGAAGGACCCGAACTCCGAGGTCACCTGCAGCAGTTGCGAAGCGCGCTGCCGCTGCTGCCACAGCGGGGTGCGCTTGCCCGGGGTGCGGCGCGGCAGCAGCAGAGCCCGGGCGGCGCATTCCCGGAACCGGGAGGCGAACAGCGCGGAACCGCCCACCTGGTCGGTGACCAGCTGTTCGACCTCGCCCTTGTCGAAGGCGACGTCCCCCGCTCCCACCGGCGACTGCTCGGGGTCGAACTCGGTCCCCGGCCGGCCCGGGTCGGCGTCCAGCAGGTCAAGACCCATCAGATCGGCGTCCGGCAGCCGCAGCACGATGCCGTCGTCGGCGTGCATCGCCTGCGCGTCCAGGCCGTACCGCTCCTGCAGCCGCGCGCCCAGCGCCAGCGCCCACGGGGCGTGCACCTGGGCGCCAAAGGGGGAGTGGATGATCACCCGCCAGTCGCCCAGTTCGTCGCGGAAGCGCTCAACGACGATCGTCCGGTCGTCCGGCACATGCCCGCATGCCTGGCGCTGCTCGGCCAGATACGCCAGCACGTTGTCGGCCGCCCAGGTGTCCAGACCCGCCGCCGACAGGCGCTCCCTGGCGGCCTGCGGGGGCATCGCCCCGACCTCACGCAGCCACGCCCCGAGCGCCCGGCCCAGCTCCAGCGGCCTGCCCAGCTGATCGCCTTTCCAGAACGGCAGTCGGCCCGGCACTCCGGGGGCCGGTGAGACCAGCACCCGGTCGCGGGTGATGTCCTCGATCCGCCAGGAGGTGGTGCCCAGGGTGAAGACGTCACCGACCCGGGACTCGTAGACCATCTCCTCGTCCAGCTCACCGACCCGGCCGCCGCCCTTCTTCGGGTCGGCGCCGGCCAGGAACACCCCGAACAGGCCCCGGTCCGGGATGGTGCCGCCCGAGGTGACCGCGAGCCGCTGGGCGCCGGGCCGGGCGGTCAGCGTGTTCGCCACGCGGTCCCAGACGAGGCGCGGGCGCAGCTCGGCGAAGGCGTCCGAGGGATAGCGGCCGGCCAGCATGTCCAGCACCGCCACATAGGCCGAGTGCGGGAGCGCGGCGAACGGCGCCGCCCGGCGCACCACCGCCAGCAGCTCGTCCACGTCCCAGCTGTCCATCGCGGTCATGGCGACGATCTGCTGCGCCAGCACGTCCAGCGGGTTCGCCGGCACCCGCAGCGCCTCGATC
Protein-coding regions in this window:
- a CDS encoding response regulator — its product is MMQKAKILLVDDRPENLLALEAILSALDQTLVRASSGEEALKALLTDDFAVILLDVQMPGMDGFETAAHIKRRERTRDIPIIFLTAINHGPHHTFRGYAAGAVDYISKPFDPWVLRAKVSVFVDLYMKNCQLREQAALLRLQLEQGLPSAGSNGDGARRGNGGESVGIIAELSARLAAVEEQAEALGKQLNESGDGAAVATAAHLERKLTGLRRALDALEPGTGGGIGKQQNGD
- a CDS encoding DNA translocase FtsK, with protein sequence MASRTSGTAKKAPAKPAAKKTAAKKLAAKSAPAKAPAKKAAAAARPAPKAAPSPTNPLFRLARFMWLGVAHGIGAIFRGIGRGARGLDPAHRKDGLALLLLGLTLVVAAGTWSNLQGPVGDLVEMLVTGAFGRLDLLVPFLLGAVAVRLMRHPEQSEANGRIVIGLSALVIGMLGLIHIACGSPGRGEGAQAMRDAGGLIGWAAASPFLYTVGAPLAVPLLLLFTLFGLLVVTATPVNAIPQRLRYAGTKLGLYAAPPDPEAVPLEELFDGDESVLPPAEDDESPVRRLPLRFTKPPLTDRAGQADHADRADPYDVDRDGPLDAADEPKPRRRPRRRAEPGDEPSAVDVAAAAAAALDGAVLHGVQPSPLVADLTSRVRKQVPAARAEDDEDAQSARAAGDTAAGSSVPDLTKHTADVGDPLPPRAEQLQLSGDITYALPSLDLLERGGPGRTRSAANDAVVASLGQVFREFKVDANVTGFTRGPTVTRYEIELGPAVKVERITALAKNIAYSVASPDVRIISPIPGKSAVGIEIPNSDREMVNLGDVLRSAEAAGEDHPMTVALGKDVEGGYVMANLAKMPHVLVAGATGSGKSSCINCLITSVMARATPDEVRMVLVDPKRVELTAYEGIPHLITPIITNPKRAAEALQWVVREMDLRYDDLAAYGFRHIDDFNAAVRSGKARTPEGSERELSPYPYLLVIVDELADLMMVAPRDVEDSIVRITQLARAAGIHLVLATQRPSVDVVTGLIKANVPSRLAFATSSLADSRVILDQPGAEKLIGKGDGLFLPMGANKPIRMQGAFVTEEEVAKVVDHCKAQLTPSYRSDVTVGSGPKKEIDEEIGDDLDLLCQAAELVVSTQFGSTSMLQRKLRVGFAKAGRLMDLMESRGIVGPSEGSKARDVLVKNDELDGVLAVIRGG
- a CDS encoding helix-turn-helix domain-containing protein, coding for MSIGNSPSDDRPSVGRALAQARIAAGLSIDEVSTSTRVRVPILQAIEQDDFSRCGGDVYARGHIRTIARAVGLDPEPLVERYVAEHAGEIAPAPVTPLYEAERIRSEPRRPNWTAAMIAAIVAVVGFVGYTAFSGGDDGGTSAKATPTATTTPPPSQSPQGNGVPKPPSPSNSAIAAAPPGKVTVKASAAGGTSWIQATDGNGKQLYQNSLKKGESMTWTDDKKIKLVVGNAGAVQLFVNGKDIGLAGDKGQVAHLTYTPGDPSQG
- the rimO gene encoding 30S ribosomal protein S12 methylthiotransferase RimO; protein product: MPETRTVALVTLGCARNEVDSEELAGRLAADGWRLVDDASDADVAVVNTCGFVDAAKKDSVDALLEANDLKGQGRTRAVVAVGCMAERYGKELADALPEADGVLGFDDYADISDRLRTILAGGVHAPHTPRDRRKLLPVSPAERQSARVALPGHGQEQAAGAAGPGGAPAGGVAGAGGALAAAGGGPAGPGGGLATADGGPVADLTDLPEGVAPASGPRAPLRRRLDSGPVASVKLASGCDRRCSFCAIPSFRGSFISRRPSDVLGETRWLAEQGVKEVMLVSENNTSYGKDLGDIRLLETLLPELAAVDGVERVRVSYLQPAEMRPGLIDVLTATPGVVPYFDLSFQHSAPAVLRAMRRFGDTDRFLELLDSIRAKAPEAGVRSNFIVGFPGEAEDDLAELERFLGSARLDAIGVFGYSDEDGTEAATYGDKLDEDVVAARLARVSRLAEELTAQRAEERLGSTVRVLVESVDDETGEVTGRADHQAPETDGQVLLTPAGGWWEPAPGMFVTAKVTGTEGVDLIAEPLGVQGTVGDGDGVGR
- the pgsA gene encoding CDP-diacylglycerol--glycerol-3-phosphate 3-phosphatidyltransferase — encoded protein: MNVANLLTMIRLVLVPGFVLLLVHGDGHDPAWRSFAWAAFAVAMITDLFDGELARRYGLVTDFGKIADPIADKAIMGAALAGLSALGDLPWWVTVVILVRELGITLMRFWVIRHGVIPASRGGKLKTLAQGVAVGMYILILTGPLASIRAWLMGVAVILTVVTGLDYIRQAVVLRRAGLAAQEERARRA